A window of the Vibrio pomeroyi genome harbors these coding sequences:
- the dnaE gene encoding DNA polymerase III subunit alpha, with protein MSDPKFVHLRVHSDFSMVDGLSKVPPLVKKVAEMGMPALALTDFTNLCGLVKFYGTAHGCGVKPIIGADFLMQSPEFGDELTKLTVIATDNKGYNNLTLLISKAYLRGHVQHQPVIDKEWLIENAEGLIILSGAKEGEIGKALLKGNRELVASNVEFYKTYFPDRFYLELIRTGRPDEESYLHFALELAEQEDLPVVATNEVVFLTEDLFDAHEIRVAIHDGFTMVDPRRPKNYSAQQYLRSEEEMCELFSDIPEALENSVEIAKRCNVTVRLGEYFLPNFPTEGLAIEDFLIKKSEEGLERRLAFLFPDEKVRAERRPEYDERLKIELEVVNNMGFPGYFLIVMEFIQWSKDNDVPVGPGRGSGAGSLVAYALDITDLDPLEYDLLFERFLNPERVSMPDFDIDFCMDKRDQVIDHVAEMYGRDAVSQIITFGTMAAKAVIRDVGRVLGHPFGFVDRISKLVPPDPGMTLEKAFLAEPALPELYDGDEEVRELIDKCRILEGCTRNAGKHAGGVVISPTTITDFAPIYADAEGNFPVTQFDKNDVETAGLVKFDFLGLRTLTIIDWALGLVNPRLKKEGKEPVRIESIPLDDQASFNLLQNSETTAVFQLESRGMKDLIKRLQPDCFEDIIALVALFRPGPLQSGMVDNFIDRKHGREAVSYPDETWQHESLKETLEPTYGIILYQEQVMQIAQILAGYTLGGADMLRRAMGKKKPEEMAKQRGTFKEGAEANGVDGELAMKIFDLVEKFAGYGFNKSHSAAYALVSYQTLWLKTHYPAEFMAAVMTADMDNTEKVIGLVDECFRMKLKLLPPDINSGLYRFNVDEDGAIVYGIGAIKGVGEGPIEAIIEARNKGGYFKDLFDFCARLDLKKVNKRVIEKLILSGALDRLGPHRAAMMASLPDAVKAASQHHHAESFGQSDMFGVLTDAPEEVEHKYTQVPKWPEKVWLEGERETLGLYLTGHPVNAYIKELAKYTSCRLKDATPTRRDQSLTIAGLVIAARVMTTKRGTRIGLMTLDDRSGRMEVMLFSDALDRYAELLEKDKIVVVSGQVSFDDFNGGLKMSAREVMDLGSAREKYARGVSISIDQSQINGQFFERFGQILEPYRAGTVPVNVYYQRADARARLTLGTEWRVTPSDTLLDELKQLLGNSQVELEFN; from the coding sequence ATGTCAGATCCAAAATTTGTTCACCTACGCGTACACAGTGACTTTTCTATGGTGGATGGCCTCTCTAAGGTGCCGCCATTAGTTAAAAAAGTCGCTGAGATGGGTATGCCTGCTCTAGCACTTACCGACTTTACCAACCTTTGTGGTTTGGTTAAGTTCTACGGTACTGCTCATGGGTGCGGGGTTAAACCAATTATTGGTGCTGACTTCTTGATGCAGTCTCCAGAGTTCGGTGACGAGTTGACCAAGCTCACCGTCATTGCAACCGACAATAAAGGTTATAACAACCTAACGCTGCTTATCTCAAAAGCTTACCTTCGCGGTCATGTACAGCATCAGCCTGTTATCGATAAAGAGTGGTTGATTGAGAATGCCGAGGGCCTAATCATCCTATCGGGTGCAAAAGAAGGTGAGATCGGTAAAGCGCTGCTGAAAGGTAACCGTGAACTGGTTGCAAGCAATGTCGAGTTTTACAAAACATACTTCCCTGATCGTTTTTACCTTGAGTTGATTCGTACCGGACGTCCGGACGAAGAGTCTTACCTGCACTTTGCGTTGGAACTGGCTGAGCAAGAAGACCTGCCTGTTGTTGCAACCAACGAAGTGGTATTCCTGACTGAAGATCTTTTTGATGCCCATGAAATCCGTGTAGCGATTCATGATGGCTTCACCATGGTCGATCCTCGTCGTCCCAAAAATTACAGCGCGCAACAGTATCTTCGTAGTGAAGAAGAGATGTGTGAGTTGTTCTCAGATATCCCTGAAGCACTTGAGAACAGTGTTGAGATTGCCAAGCGCTGTAATGTCACGGTTCGTTTAGGCGAATACTTCCTGCCTAACTTCCCAACGGAAGGTTTGGCGATTGAAGACTTCCTGATCAAGAAATCAGAAGAAGGACTTGAGCGACGTCTAGCGTTCCTATTCCCTGATGAAAAAGTGCGTGCTGAGCGCAGACCTGAATACGATGAGCGACTCAAGATCGAGCTCGAAGTTGTCAATAACATGGGGTTCCCAGGTTACTTCCTGATCGTAATGGAGTTTATCCAGTGGTCTAAAGATAACGATGTGCCAGTAGGCCCAGGTCGTGGTTCTGGTGCCGGCTCTCTAGTAGCTTACGCCTTGGATATCACCGATCTCGATCCACTTGAATACGATCTCCTTTTCGAACGTTTCTTGAACCCAGAACGTGTCTCGATGCCCGATTTCGATATCGACTTTTGTATGGATAAGCGCGACCAAGTTATCGACCACGTAGCTGAAATGTACGGTCGTGATGCGGTATCTCAGATCATCACCTTTGGTACCATGGCGGCGAAAGCGGTAATTCGCGACGTAGGCCGTGTATTGGGTCACCCGTTTGGTTTCGTTGACCGAATTTCAAAGCTTGTACCGCCAGATCCGGGCATGACGCTAGAGAAAGCATTCCTTGCTGAACCAGCACTGCCGGAGCTTTATGATGGCGATGAAGAAGTTCGTGAGCTGATCGATAAATGTCGTATTCTTGAAGGTTGTACGCGAAACGCCGGTAAACACGCGGGTGGTGTTGTAATCTCACCAACCACGATCACTGACTTTGCGCCAATCTATGCCGATGCTGAAGGTAACTTCCCAGTAACGCAATTCGATAAGAATGACGTTGAAACGGCAGGCTTGGTTAAGTTTGACTTCTTGGGTCTGCGTACCCTGACCATCATCGACTGGGCGTTAGGTCTAGTGAACCCACGTTTGAAGAAAGAGGGTAAAGAACCGGTTCGTATCGAGTCGATTCCTCTTGATGACCAAGCGTCGTTCAACCTATTACAAAATTCTGAAACCACCGCGGTATTCCAACTGGAATCGCGTGGTATGAAAGACCTGATCAAACGTCTACAACCCGACTGTTTTGAAGATATCATCGCATTGGTAGCCCTGTTCCGTCCGGGTCCTCTTCAATCAGGCATGGTAGATAACTTTATCGACCGTAAACACGGCCGTGAAGCGGTTTCTTACCCTGATGAAACGTGGCAACACGAGTCGTTGAAAGAGACGCTAGAACCGACCTACGGCATCATCCTGTATCAAGAACAGGTAATGCAGATCGCACAGATTCTGGCGGGCTATACCCTTGGCGGAGCGGATATGCTGCGTCGTGCGATGGGTAAGAAAAAGCCAGAAGAGATGGCGAAACAGCGTGGTACCTTCAAAGAGGGTGCTGAGGCCAACGGTGTTGATGGCGAACTTGCCATGAAGATCTTTGACTTGGTAGAGAAATTTGCGGGCTACGGCTTTAACAAATCTCACTCGGCTGCATACGCACTGGTTTCTTACCAAACGCTGTGGCTGAAAACGCACTACCCAGCGGAATTTATGGCTGCGGTAATGACGGCGGATATGGATAACACCGAGAAGGTTATTGGCCTTGTTGATGAATGTTTCCGTATGAAGCTCAAGCTGCTTCCACCTGATATTAACTCGGGCCTGTATCGCTTTAACGTGGATGAAGATGGTGCGATTGTTTATGGTATCGGCGCGATCAAGGGGGTTGGTGAAGGCCCTATCGAAGCGATCATCGAAGCGCGAAATAAGGGCGGTTACTTTAAAGACTTATTCGACTTCTGTGCACGTCTTGATCTGAAGAAGGTCAACAAACGTGTTATCGAAAAGTTGATTCTATCCGGTGCCTTAGATAGATTAGGTCCTCACCGTGCAGCGATGATGGCTTCATTGCCGGACGCGGTGAAAGCGGCAAGCCAACATCACCACGCAGAGTCCTTTGGACAATCAGATATGTTTGGCGTGTTGACCGATGCTCCAGAAGAGGTTGAACACAAGTATACCCAAGTGCCTAAGTGGCCTGAGAAGGTTTGGCTTGAGGGCGAACGTGAAACGCTTGGCTTGTATCTAACGGGTCACCCGGTTAACGCTTACATCAAAGAATTAGCGAAATACACCAGCTGTCGTTTGAAGGATGCCACGCCAACGCGTCGTGATCAGTCATTAACGATTGCAGGTTTAGTGATTGCGGCTAGGGTGATGACCACTAAACGCGGTACACGAATCGGTTTGATGACACTTGATGACCGATCTGGCCGAATGGAAGTGATGTTGTTCTCAGATGCGCTCGATCGCTACGCAGAATTGCTCGAAAAAGACAAAATTGTGGTCGTTTCTGGACAGGTCAGCTTTGATGACTTCAACGGTGGGCTTAAAATGTCCGCGCGCGAGGTCATGGACTTAGGAAGCGCCCGTGAAAAATATGCTCGTGGGGTATCGATATCTATCGACCAATCCCAGATTAATGGTCAATTTTTTGAACGCTTTGGTCAAATCTTAGAACCTTATAGAGCCGGAACGGTCCCAGTCAATGTATACTACCAACGTGCCGACGCTAGAGCGCGGTTAACATTGGGCACAGAATGGCGCGTGACGCCAAGTGATACATTACTAGACGAATTAAAACAGCTGCTTGGAAATAGCCAAGTAGAACTCGAATTTAACTAA
- the rnhB gene encoding ribonuclease HII: MAVKEKKELPPFEYPQGYQLFAGVDEVGRGPLVGDVVTAAVILDPNNPIEGLNDSKKLSEKKRLALLPEIKEKALAWSVGRCSPQEIDELNILQATMVAMQRAIAGLSVQPDMALIDGNRVPQLPMDGLAIVKGDLRVAEISAASIIAKVVRDQEMEELDKLHPEFGFAKHKGYPTKAHFEAIEKHGVTEHYRKSFKPVKRILGID, from the coding sequence ATGGCAGTAAAAGAGAAAAAAGAGCTTCCTCCGTTTGAATACCCACAAGGCTACCAGTTGTTTGCTGGTGTGGATGAAGTAGGGCGCGGGCCATTGGTAGGCGATGTGGTGACAGCTGCGGTTATCCTAGACCCTAATAATCCAATAGAAGGCTTAAACGACTCAAAAAAACTGTCTGAGAAAAAGCGCCTTGCTCTGCTTCCTGAAATTAAAGAGAAAGCCTTGGCGTGGTCGGTTGGTCGTTGTTCACCACAAGAAATTGATGAGTTGAACATTCTGCAGGCAACCATGGTCGCCATGCAGCGCGCTATCGCTGGATTGAGCGTTCAGCCTGACATGGCACTGATCGATGGTAACCGTGTTCCTCAACTTCCAATGGACGGCCTGGCTATTGTAAAGGGCGACTTACGAGTAGCAGAGATAAGTGCGGCGTCTATTATCGCTAAAGTAGTTCGTGACCAAGAGATGGAAGAACTCGACAAACTACATCCAGAGTTTGGTTTTGCGAAACACAAAGGATACCCAACTAAAGCGCATTTCGAAGCGATTGAAAAACATGGTGTTACCGAGCATTACCGGAAGAGCTTTAAGCCAGTAAAGCGTATTCTAGGCATTGATTAA
- the lpxB gene encoding lipid-A-disaccharide synthase yields MAQQETATNSTDFVSNEPLRVGIVVGELSGDTLGEGFIKAIKSQYPNAEFVGIGGPKMKALGCESLFEMEELAVMGLVEVLGRLARLLKVKAELVKYFTQNPPDVFVGIDAPDFNLRLELDLKNAGIKTVHYVSPSVWAWRPKRIFKIDKATDLVLAFLPFEKAFYDKYNVACEFVGHTLADAIPLEPSKQDARELLGLDQDKQWLAVLPGSRGGEMGLIAQPFIETCQRIKQKYPDINFVVALVNEQRKKQFTEIWQATAPELEFTLVEDTATNVITAADSVLLASGTVALECMLLKRPMVVGYKVNKLTGYIVKKLAITEFVSLPNILAGEEIVKEHILEECHPDFLFPSVDKMLSADNSALIERFTEMHHWIRKDADKQAANAVLKLIGREFVES; encoded by the coding sequence ATGGCACAGCAAGAAACAGCAACCAACAGCACGGACTTTGTTTCGAATGAACCACTGCGCGTAGGTATCGTGGTCGGAGAACTCTCTGGTGACACGCTTGGCGAAGGTTTTATCAAAGCAATCAAATCACAATACCCGAATGCTGAATTTGTCGGTATTGGCGGACCAAAAATGAAGGCGCTTGGTTGTGAGTCTCTTTTCGAGATGGAAGAGCTGGCTGTCATGGGCTTAGTTGAAGTACTTGGTCGTTTAGCTCGCTTATTAAAAGTGAAAGCGGAGCTGGTAAAGTATTTCACTCAAAACCCGCCAGATGTGTTTGTGGGTATCGATGCACCTGACTTCAACCTAAGACTTGAACTCGATCTTAAGAACGCTGGCATTAAAACGGTTCATTACGTGAGCCCTTCCGTGTGGGCTTGGCGTCCTAAGCGTATCTTTAAAATAGACAAAGCGACCGACTTAGTTTTGGCTTTCCTACCATTCGAGAAAGCGTTTTACGATAAATACAACGTTGCCTGTGAATTTGTTGGTCACACGTTGGCTGATGCAATTCCTTTAGAACCAAGCAAACAAGATGCACGTGAGCTATTAGGCTTAGATCAAGACAAACAGTGGTTAGCCGTATTGCCGGGCAGTCGAGGTGGTGAGATGGGTTTGATCGCTCAACCATTTATCGAAACGTGCCAGCGCATTAAGCAAAAATACCCTGATATCAATTTCGTTGTTGCGCTCGTGAATGAGCAGCGCAAAAAGCAGTTTACTGAAATCTGGCAAGCAACAGCGCCTGAGCTTGAATTCACGTTAGTCGAAGATACGGCAACCAACGTGATTACCGCTGCTGACTCTGTGCTTCTGGCTTCGGGCACAGTGGCTCTTGAGTGTATGCTACTGAAGCGTCCAATGGTTGTTGGCTACAAAGTGAATAAGCTGACTGGCTACATTGTGAAGAAGTTAGCAATCACAGAGTTCGTATCACTGCCGAATATTTTGGCGGGTGAAGAGATCGTGAAAGAGCATATTCTTGAAGAGTGTCACCCAGACTTTTTGTTCCCATCTGTCGACAAAATGCTATCAGCCGACAACAGTGCATTGATCGAACGTTTTACCGAGATGCATCACTGGATCCGTAAAGATGCTGATAAGCAAGCCGCCAACGCGGTGCTGAAATTGATCGGTCGAGAGTTTGTTGAATCATAA
- the lpxA gene encoding acyl-ACP--UDP-N-acetylglucosamine O-acyltransferase: protein MIHETAKIHPAAVIEGDVTIGANVMVGPFTYIAGNVTIGDDTEIMSHVVIKGHTTIGKENRIFPHAVIGEENQDKKYGGEDTTVVIGDRNVIREAVQIHRGTVQDKATTVIGDDNLLCVNAHVAHDVIVGNHTHIGNNAILGGHVTVGDYAGVMALSAIHPFCSIGAYAYIGGCSAVVQDVLPYVLAQGNHAAPFGLNLVGLKRNGFEKPEIRALQKAYKELYRSGKTLEEAKAALVEMAKEFTSVAPMLEMLENSERGIIR, encoded by the coding sequence ATGATTCATGAAACAGCGAAAATTCACCCGGCAGCAGTAATCGAAGGTGATGTAACTATCGGTGCTAACGTGATGGTTGGGCCTTTCACTTACATTGCTGGTAATGTGACCATTGGCGACGACACAGAAATCATGTCGCATGTTGTGATCAAAGGTCACACTACCATTGGTAAAGAAAACCGCATTTTCCCACACGCCGTTATCGGTGAAGAAAACCAAGATAAGAAATACGGCGGTGAAGACACGACGGTTGTGATCGGTGATCGCAACGTAATTCGTGAAGCGGTTCAAATCCACCGTGGTACGGTACAAGACAAAGCAACCACTGTAATTGGTGATGACAACCTACTTTGTGTTAATGCTCACGTAGCGCACGATGTTATTGTTGGTAACCATACTCACATTGGTAACAACGCTATTCTTGGCGGGCACGTAACGGTTGGCGACTACGCTGGTGTTATGGCACTGTCTGCGATTCACCCTTTCTGTTCAATTGGTGCTTACGCATACATTGGCGGCTGTTCTGCTGTTGTTCAAGATGTACTTCCGTACGTACTTGCACAGGGTAACCATGCTGCTCCATTCGGTCTTAACCTAGTGGGCTTGAAGCGTAACGGATTTGAGAAACCAGAGATTCGTGCACTACAGAAAGCGTATAAAGAGTTATACCGTTCAGGTAAAACGCTTGAAGAAGCGAAAGCGGCTTTAGTTGAAATGGCGAAAGAGTTTACTTCGGTGGCTCCTATGCTAGAAATGCTAGAGAACTCTGAGCGCGGTATTATTCGTTAA
- the fabZ gene encoding 3-hydroxyacyl-ACP dehydratase FabZ, with translation MTTEQTTMNITEIQELLPHRYPFLMVDRVTSFEKEKTLTAIKNVSVNEPQFTGHFPQLPVFPGVLILEAMAQATGLLAFKSFGAPSGNELYYFASVDKAKFRKPVVPGDQLVIEVEFLKERRGIASFNGVAKVDGDVVCSAELKCARREF, from the coding sequence TTGACTACTGAACAGACAACGATGAACATTACTGAAATTCAGGAACTATTACCTCATCGCTACCCATTCTTAATGGTTGATCGTGTGACTAGCTTTGAAAAAGAAAAAACACTGACTGCGATTAAGAATGTCTCTGTTAACGAACCTCAGTTCACAGGCCACTTCCCACAACTTCCTGTATTCCCAGGCGTGTTGATCTTAGAAGCAATGGCACAAGCAACAGGCCTTCTAGCATTTAAATCTTTTGGTGCGCCTTCTGGTAACGAGCTTTACTACTTTGCAAGTGTTGATAAAGCAAAATTCCGTAAGCCAGTAGTACCTGGTGACCAACTGGTTATCGAAGTTGAATTCTTAAAAGAGCGTCGTGGCATTGCATCGTTCAACGGTGTAGCGAAAGTTGACGGCGACGTTGTATGTTCAGCTGAACTTAAATGTGCTCGTAGAGAGTTTTAA
- the lpxD gene encoding UDP-3-O-(3-hydroxymyristoyl)glucosamine N-acyltransferase, translating into MKNLTLAELATITGGELHGDGTITVSAVAPMDKAQEGNITFLSNVKYSKHLGDCKASAIMVKESERELCKTNVIVVNDPYVAFAKVAQALDTTPAPAAAIADSASIASDATIGQNVSIGANAVIESGVVLGDDVIIGAGCFIGKNAKVGAGTKLWANVSIYHEVVIGEACLVQSSTVIGSDGFGYANEKGEWVKIPQVGSVRIGNRVEIGACTTIDRGALDDTIIEDNVILDNQLQIAHNVHIGYGSALAGGTIIAGSTTIGKYCIIGGGCVINGHIEIVDGVTITGMGMVMRSITEKGMYSSGIPLQPNKDWRKTATRVHRIDEMNKRLKTVEKLIEKSAES; encoded by the coding sequence ATGAAGAATCTGACTTTAGCCGAATTGGCAACGATTACCGGGGGAGAGCTACACGGAGATGGTACGATTACCGTTTCAGCAGTCGCTCCTATGGATAAAGCGCAGGAAGGTAACATTACGTTCCTTTCTAACGTGAAGTACAGCAAGCACTTAGGTGACTGTAAAGCATCCGCTATTATGGTTAAAGAGAGTGAGCGTGAACTGTGTAAGACTAACGTGATTGTGGTTAATGACCCTTACGTTGCTTTTGCTAAAGTTGCTCAAGCGCTTGATACTACTCCAGCACCCGCTGCGGCTATTGCTGATTCAGCTTCGATTGCAAGTGATGCAACCATTGGACAAAACGTGTCTATTGGTGCAAACGCTGTGATTGAGTCTGGTGTTGTTCTCGGCGACGATGTGATCATCGGTGCGGGCTGCTTTATCGGTAAAAACGCAAAGGTTGGTGCTGGCACTAAGCTTTGGGCTAACGTAAGCATTTACCATGAAGTAGTGATTGGTGAAGCGTGTTTAGTTCAATCAAGTACGGTGATCGGCTCTGATGGATTTGGTTATGCGAACGAGAAAGGCGAGTGGGTGAAGATCCCGCAAGTGGGTTCTGTTCGCATTGGTAACCGCGTAGAAATCGGCGCGTGTACTACCATTGACCGTGGTGCATTAGATGACACAATCATTGAAGATAACGTTATCTTAGATAACCAACTTCAAATTGCTCATAATGTTCACATCGGATATGGTTCTGCTCTTGCGGGTGGTACTATTATCGCAGGCAGCACGACGATAGGTAAGTACTGTATTATTGGTGGTGGGTGTGTGATTAATGGTCACATTGAAATCGTTGACGGCGTTACAATCACCGGTATGGGGATGGTAATGCGCAGTATCACTGAGAAAGGCATGTACTCTTCAGGTATTCCTTTACAGCCAAACAAAGATTGGCGTAAAACAGCAACGCGTGTTCATCGAATTGATGAAATGAACAAGCGTTTGAAAACCGTTGAAAAACTTATCGAGAAGAGCGCGGAATCATAA
- a CDS encoding OmpH family outer membrane protein has product MIKAAGLGLVVLSSSFFATAAEAAQKVGYVNTAQVFQALPQREVVLQKMQEEFKDKAAELQSIQAEAKTKIEKLKRDGELLGPDEVEKLRIEVGQLDSKYKIKAQALEKASQRREAQEKQKLFKVIQDAVTKVAEKEGYDMIVDIQALQYGKPEYNISEKVIKALK; this is encoded by the coding sequence ATGATTAAAGCAGCAGGTTTAGGCCTTGTAGTTCTTAGCTCTTCTTTCTTTGCAACAGCTGCTGAAGCTGCGCAAAAAGTGGGTTATGTAAACACTGCACAAGTATTCCAGGCTCTACCTCAGCGTGAAGTTGTTCTTCAAAAAATGCAGGAAGAGTTCAAAGACAAAGCAGCTGAGCTACAGAGCATTCAAGCTGAAGCTAAAACGAAGATTGAAAAGCTTAAGCGTGATGGCGAGCTACTAGGTCCTGACGAAGTTGAGAAGCTACGTATCGAAGTAGGTCAACTAGACAGCAAATACAAAATCAAAGCTCAAGCACTAGAAAAAGCAAGCCAACGTCGTGAAGCACAAGAGAAGCAGAAGCTATTCAAAGTGATTCAAGATGCTGTAACGAAAGTTGCAGAGAAAGAAGGCTACGACATGATCGTTGATATTCAAGCTCTGCAATACGGCAAGCCAGAATACAACATCTCTGAGAAAGTAATTAAAGCACTGAAATAA
- the bamA gene encoding outer membrane protein assembly factor BamA, whose amino-acid sequence MAIKQILFASLLATSVAANGAQNFVVQDIKIEGLQRVALGAALLKMPVRIGDEVDESDVSEIIRALYASGNFEDVKVLRDEGVLIVQVQERPTIASISFSGNKAIKEEQLQQNLDASGVREGEALDRTTLSNIEKGLEDFYYSVGKYNATVKAVVTPLPRNRSDLKFVFTEGVSAKIQQINFIGNEVFSDADLLSRFNLNVDVAWWNFLADEKYQKQVLAGDIEALKSYYLDRGYLKFKVDSTQVAISPDKKGVYITLGLDEGEAYTVKDVSFRGELIGREADFDALVPFEDGDTYNGSSVTSLEEGVKRILGESGYAYPQVRTIPEFNDETKEVSLVINVEAGSRIYVRDIRFTGNNSTKDEVLRREMRQMEGSWLNSKSIDTGKSRLNRLGFFETVDVQTVRVPGSEDQVDLVYNVKEANSGSINFGVGYGTESGVSFQVGLQQDNFAGSGNRVGVSAMMNDYQKNVSLDYRDPYWNLDGVSLGGKIFYNEFEASEAGIVDYTNQSYGTSLTWGFPMDELNRIEFGVGYTHNKIGNVPTYIQVEQFARSIDQYGDEHILTDDFDINISWTRNNLNRGFFPTEGNHQRAFAKMTVPGSDAQYFKMQYDVKHYIPLTKKHEFTLLMRGRLGYGNGYGQTDGNDNLFPFYENYYAGGFTTLRGFGSNSAGPKAVYGSSTGNNPTYDTATDDSVGGNAVALASLELIVPTPFASDEARSQIRTSVFFDMASVWDTEFVDRGAPNSGGQYYYDYSDPTNYRSSYGAALQWMSPMGPLVFSLAKPIKIYEGDDEEFFTFTIGRTF is encoded by the coding sequence ATGGCGATTAAGCAAATTCTGTTCGCAAGTCTATTGGCCACTAGTGTGGCTGCGAACGGAGCACAAAACTTTGTAGTTCAAGATATCAAGATCGAAGGTTTACAGCGTGTTGCACTTGGTGCAGCTCTACTGAAAATGCCAGTACGTATTGGCGATGAAGTGGATGAAAGCGATGTGTCTGAGATCATTCGTGCATTGTATGCTTCGGGCAACTTTGAGGACGTTAAAGTACTTCGTGATGAAGGTGTATTGATTGTTCAAGTTCAAGAACGACCGACCATCGCAAGCATCTCATTCTCTGGTAACAAAGCGATTAAAGAAGAACAGCTTCAGCAGAACCTAGATGCGTCTGGTGTTCGTGAAGGTGAAGCCCTTGACCGTACAACGCTGAGTAACATTGAGAAAGGCCTTGAAGACTTTTACTACAGTGTTGGTAAATACAACGCGACAGTAAAAGCGGTTGTGACGCCTTTACCGCGTAACCGTTCTGACCTTAAGTTTGTGTTTACTGAAGGCGTATCCGCTAAGATTCAGCAAATTAACTTTATCGGTAACGAAGTCTTCTCTGACGCTGACCTGCTTAGCCGTTTCAACCTCAACGTAGACGTTGCATGGTGGAACTTCCTTGCAGATGAAAAATACCAGAAGCAAGTTTTAGCCGGTGATATTGAAGCACTGAAATCGTACTACCTTGACCGTGGTTACCTTAAGTTTAAGGTGGACTCAACTCAGGTTGCGATCTCTCCAGACAAGAAAGGTGTTTATATCACGCTTGGCCTCGATGAAGGCGAAGCTTACACCGTTAAAGATGTGTCGTTCCGTGGTGAGCTGATTGGCCGTGAGGCTGATTTTGATGCTCTAGTACCATTTGAAGATGGTGATACGTACAACGGCTCTTCTGTGACTTCACTAGAAGAAGGTGTAAAACGTATTCTTGGTGAGTCTGGCTATGCTTACCCACAAGTTCGTACTATTCCTGAATTCAATGACGAGACGAAAGAAGTTTCGCTTGTGATCAATGTAGAAGCGGGCAGCCGTATTTACGTTCGTGATATTCGTTTCACAGGTAACAACTCGACAAAAGATGAAGTGTTACGTCGTGAAATGCGTCAAATGGAAGGTAGCTGGCTGAACTCTAAATCGATTGATACGGGTAAGAGCCGTCTTAACCGTTTAGGTTTCTTCGAGACTGTGGACGTACAAACAGTACGTGTTCCTGGCAGTGAAGACCAAGTGGATTTGGTTTACAACGTTAAAGAAGCGAACTCAGGCAGCATTAACTTTGGTGTCGGCTACGGTACTGAATCGGGTGTGAGCTTCCAAGTTGGTCTACAACAAGACAACTTTGCAGGTTCTGGTAACCGTGTTGGTGTCAGTGCCATGATGAACGATTACCAAAAGAACGTGAGCTTAGACTACCGCGACCCATACTGGAACCTTGATGGTGTGAGTTTAGGCGGTAAGATCTTCTACAACGAATTTGAAGCATCTGAAGCGGGTATCGTCGACTATACCAACCAAAGTTATGGTACCAGCCTAACATGGGGTTTCCCTATGGATGAGCTGAACCGTATCGAGTTTGGTGTGGGTTACACGCATAACAAGATCGGTAACGTACCGACTTATATCCAAGTTGAACAGTTCGCGAGAAGTATCGACCAATACGGTGACGAGCACATCTTAACCGATGACTTCGATATCAATATTTCATGGACGCGTAACAATTTGAACCGTGGTTTCTTCCCAACTGAGGGTAACCACCAACGTGCTTTCGCTAAAATGACGGTACCAGGCTCTGATGCTCAGTACTTCAAAATGCAGTACGATGTAAAACATTACATCCCGCTGACCAAAAAGCATGAGTTCACACTATTGATGCGTGGCCGATTAGGCTATGGTAATGGTTATGGTCAAACGGATGGTAACGATAACTTGTTCCCATTCTACGAGAACTACTATGCGGGTGGTTTTACAACCCTACGTGGTTTTGGCTCTAACTCGGCAGGTCCGAAAGCCGTTTACGGAAGCAGCACGGGTAACAACCCAACCTACGATACCGCTACGGATGATTCAGTAGGTGGTAACGCGGTTGCTTTGGCAAGTTTAGAGTTAATCGTACCTACGCCGTTTGCTTCTGATGAAGCACGCAGCCAAATTCGTACCAGTGTCTTCTTCGATATGGCAAGTGTATGGGATACCGAGTTCGTAGACCGTGGCGCACCTAATAGTGGCGGCCAGTACTACTACGATTACTCTGATCCAACGAATTACCGTTCATCTTATGGTGCAGCCCTTCAATGGATGTCACCGATGGGCCCACTGGTTTTCTCTCTAGCGAAGCCAATTAAAATTTACGAAGGTGATGATGAAGAATTCTTCACATTCACCATTGGTAGAACTTTCTAA